In Glycine soja cultivar W05 chromosome 10, ASM419377v2, whole genome shotgun sequence, the genomic stretch CTATGGTATGTTTTGTCTGTTCTGTGGGTCATGTCAATATCCTAATAGATTTGTTGGACAAAAATAAAGCAGCTGGCTGGATCTTATTATGGAGTTGGAATTACCCGTAGATGTGAAAGTATACAGAACTATCATCAATTGGCACCAGTAGATTGAGTTGCAGAATGATTTTCTTGCTTTTAATTTGTCACCTTCTTTTACTATTTCCAAAAGAATTGGTTTCCATTTAACTATTTCTCAACAAGTGGTTTGCCATCCAACCAGTAGTCTATGGTGTTGCTTTACCTTTCTTGAAACAAAGCAAATCAAATAATTACCATTTTTTTCTCGTTTCTTCACTGATGGGGTTGTCATTTCTGTTGTGATTGAATTTACCAAACAGTCAAGTAGTTGGATGGCCTCCACTTCGAACATATAGAGTGAATAGCTTCAATAGCCATGCAAAATCAACTGAAGTATTCAACTCTGTGGCTGAGAAAAGTAAGACCGATAATACTGTGGCCAGGAAGACTAATGACAATGGCAATGATAATAACATAAATGCCAAAGAGAAAAGACACCTCAGGAGTTCCCTGTTTGTCAAGGTAAATATGGATGGGATACCAATTGGAAGGAAGGTTGATTTGAGTGCTCATAGTTCCTATGAAACCTTAGCGCAAACATTAGAGGATATGTTTAATGAATCAACTACAGTCACCACTTGTAAAGGTGAGTTTCCTTGTTGGTCTTTATACTCATAATAAAGAGAATGCATCTCCTTCAGGGAATTCTGATATATTTCATGATCACTGAGATTTTACCGCTTGATGAATATTTTGTTGACTTTGTATCATTTCTTTTGTGTCTGCTTTAAATATGGCTTAACAGTAACTTAATGCTTCCTCTCTTCTCAACTTTGTAAATTCTAGCCATATCATGTGAATAACTCAAAATTGTTTATTCTTAAGTTTGGTGAAAACTTAAAAACTGAGAAGCATACGTGGAATACTTTATGCAGGTTGTATTTAATGATAGGGGTTTAAACTTCTATTCTCCCTTTCTCATCTTCCCCTTGCCATGTTAAGAATAGATTTTTCTTTGTACTCTTTTTCTTCAGGCATATCTATTATGGTTCTTTGACCTATGAGCtttcaaaatataacaaaactTTAAAGATAAGAAACCACCAAGCAACAACCTACTTAAGATTCTCTTCAACTGCAGTTTGCAAGAGTGTTTttaggagtttttttttatgaagctaCTATTTTTTACTTTCCAAACGCAGTGACAATGGACAAAATGTAAACAAACATACCACACCTTGATGCTATGTTTtcatcattaaaataattattgcatGTCATTTTTTCTACTTCTCTCTTTAGGATTTTGTTTTGAGATGGATTATTCCATTTAATTGTGTTTTCATTGTGTTCTATTCTTTCCCCCAATGGTATTGACATCATTGTTTATAGGATCAAATGGTGAGGATTATGGCTTTATTATCGGAGGAGAAAGGCATTCAAAATTATTAGATGGATCTTCCAAGTTTGTGCTCACTTATGAAGACAAGGAAGGAGATTGGATGCTTGTTGGGGATGTTCCCTGGGGGTAAGTAATTGGTCCacaaacatcaattttattttagcatCAAATATGCGATGTTAAAACTGATACTGCAGTACAAAAATGTGTTGCCAATTAATTGTCCAATAGTACATGTAATGTTTTCATCAGGCAATAAAGAGATTGGTAAAAATATTTGGTGCTATACTCTAAAAGCTACATGTCAAATATTGGTGCTATACTCTATCCTATTAAGAGATTGATAGGGTCATGTCTTTTTTCTTGGACAAGGAAAAAGATTTCATATTTGTAGTTTCATTTAGCTTGTCTTTTtatgatttaacactggttGTGAGGATCTTTGTTCCTCTGCTTTGATATTCATCTATCTTGCTCTTTCAAATTGCTATCAGGATGTTCTTTAGCTCAGTGAGGAGGCTAAGAATCATGAGGACATCTGAGGCTAATGGACTTGGTAAGCAAATGCTTTATTTTTCCAAACACAACTTACccatgtttttcttttgctaATGCATACTTGTTTGCAGCACCGAGATtggaagaaaacataaaaaagagatGCAAGCCCATATAGATTCCGTTTTCATGGCTAAGGACATGAAAAACCTGTCAAATAGATGAAGAGGAAAAACCGAAACAGAAAAGTATAGGAATACTGCAAATGTATGAAGTTTTGAGATTTGAATGataaaatctcacacttttgcttaattaattcagtttgtttgtttaa encodes the following:
- the LOC114371937 gene encoding auxin-responsive protein IAA11-like; the encoded protein is MSTVSKDDNLALSSEDSSCPEESELELGLGLSLSSGSSSKSHHHHHARIYTAKDFPSSAAAAAAAAAASSSPSSSSSSPNNITAGTKRAAADSLVANNRPSQVVGWPPLRTYRVNSFNSHAKSTEVFNSVAEKSKTDNTVARKTNDNGNDNNINAKEKRHLRSSLFVKVNMDGIPIGRKVDLSAHSSYETLAQTLEDMFNESTTVTTCKGSNGEDYGFIIGGERHSKLLDGSSKFVLTYEDKEGDWMLVGDVPWGMFFSSVRRLRIMRTSEANGLAPRLEENIKKRCKPI